One window from the genome of Nicotiana sylvestris chromosome 9, ASM39365v2, whole genome shotgun sequence encodes:
- the LOC104247210 gene encoding protein ACCELERATED CELL DEATH 6-like: MDPTLYKAAVEGNTGEGDDFLPKLTGDEEIGYQFTQKGNTVIHVAALYGHSDFVQRVLTISPALLCRQNKKHETALHVAANEGHAEVVRVLLSEGQREAKQLMMRKTDDKGDTALHKAVRKRHFGVVTLLVKEDPDFEFPANSAGETPLYLAVESNFLDALREILRYCNRPSYSGPSQRNPMHAAIIFKYSECINLLWQWNKSLCEEADQWGWNSLHYAIKLGSKEVVSDLLGWKKSLAYITTGNGDDWTTTFHIAANEGYVTIMKELLKHCPDCWEMLNSQGQNALHIAILNKKKKVVKFLLNSPEYLSLIDETDNDGNTPLHLLAASEYCEQELIKHPRAKNMAFNKKNQTPQDVAMSAKWTPSKGIMITHLLRIGRFGGRDVKIRLKDKKKPMTENEKEKRKEEDEKMKDKVMTVAQTHLVVATLIVTITFAAGFTLPGGFDSNPGPNQGMAILIRKAAFKAFVYTNTIAFVCSTGAVFSYFTMAARAVLLLTKNHQSLILLYVLATHLQLLAMAALVLAFVTGMFAILAHSMGVAVTAIGCISFLIYFCMLYMVFNWKSYLYIPAAKLKRL, translated from the exons ATGGATCCAACCTTATATAAGGCTGCAGTGGAAGGCAATACCGGAGAGGGCGACGACTTCCTACCAAAATTGACAGGAGATGAAGAAATTGGCTATCAATTCACTCAGAAGGGCAACACAGTCATCCACGTCGCAGCCCTTTATGGCCACTCCGATTTTGTCCAACGAGTCCTCACTATTTCCCCGGCATTGTTATGCCGTCAGAACAAGAAACATGAGACAGCACTTCACGTAGCAGCTAACGAGGGTCATGCTGAAGTTGTCCGCGTGCTGCTCAGTGAAGGACAACGAGAGGCAAAGCAGCTCATGATGCGGAAGACAGATGACAAAGGAGATACGGCCTTGCACAAAGCTGTGAGGAAGCGACATTTTGGTGTAGTCACTCTCTTGGTGAAAGAAGATCCTGATTTCGAATTTCCAGCAAACAGTGCTGGGGAGACGCCTCTGTATCTAGCTGTGGAATCTAATTTTCTGGATGCTTTGCGTGAAATCTTGAGATACTGCAATAGACCATCTTATTCAGGACCATCTCAACGAAACCCTATGCATGCAGCAATCATATTCAAATACTCCG AGTGCATTAATTTACTGTGGCAATGGAATAAATCACTATGCGAGGAAGCGGACCAGTGGGGTTGGAATTCACTGCACTATGCCATTAAACTAGGGAGTAAAGAAGTAGTTTCCGATTTGCTAGGGTGGAAGAAATcattagcctacattacaaccggCAATGGAGATGACTGGACGACAACATTTCACATTGCAGCCAATGAAGGTTATGTAACTATAATGAAGGAGTTATTAAAGCACTGCCCAGATTGCTGGGAAATGCTTAACAGTCAAGGCCAAAATGCTCTTCATATCGCCATattgaacaaaaagaaaaaggtagTCAAATTCCTATTAAATTCTCCAGAATATCTTAGTCTAATTGATGAGACAGATAATGATGGAAATACTCCACTCCATTTGCTTGCTGCTTCTGAATACTGTGAGCAAGAACTAATAAAGCATCCCAGAGCAAAAAACATGGCATTTAACAAAAAAAATCAGACTCCGCAGGATGTAGCAATGTCTGCCAAATGGACACCAAGTAAG GGCATAATGATAACGCATTTGTTACGAATTGGCCGATTTGGAGGACGGGATGTGAAGATAAGACTGAAGGACAAGAAAAAGCCAATGACAGAGAATGAGAAGGAAAAAAGGAAGGAGGAGGATGAAAAAATGAAGGATAAAGTTATGACGGTAGCTCAAACACATCTAGTTGTGGCCACACTAATAGTTACAATTACCTTCGCAGCTGGTTTCACATTGCCAGGAGGATTTGACAGCAATCCCGGCCCTAATCAAGGCATGGCAATTCTAATAAGAAAAGCAGCTTTCAAAGCATTCGTTTATACGAATACCATTGCATTTGTATGCTCCACTGGTGCTGTATTCAGCTACTTCACCATGGCAGCAAGGGCTGTACTATTATTAACTAAAAATCATCAGAGTTTGATTTTGTTATATGTGCTCGCGACTCACTTGCAGCTTTTGGCCATGGCAGCACTTGTACTTGCATTTGTTACTGGTATGTTTGCTATTTTAGCACATTCAATGGGTGTTGCAGTTACTGCCATCGGCTGCATCTCATTCCTTATCTACTTTTGCATGTTGTATATGGTATTCAATTGGAAGTCCTATCTGTACATTCCAGCCGCAAAATTAAAGCGTCTTTAA